The following coding sequences lie in one Candidatus Marinarcus aquaticus genomic window:
- a CDS encoding M16 family metallopeptidase, which translates to MSNSLPKYYTQTLENGLQIVAIPMQNGTNVITTDIFYKVGSRNETMGKSGIAHMLEHLNFKSTKNLDAGEFDEIVKGFGGVNNASTSFDYTHYYIKSSTQNISKSLELFAELMENLTLKDEEFQPERDVVAEERRWRTDNNPMGYLQFRLFNNTYLYHPYHWTPIGFTHDIKNWTIEDIKEFHATYYQPKNAIVIVAGDIDKDKVFEETKEYFKSIKNTKEIPESIHTVEPVQDGEKRVTIYKDSQVQMLAMAYHVPNFEHKDQVALSALSELLSSGKSSILHKKLVDEKRLVNGIYAYNMELKDPGVFMFIAVCNPNVKAKEVEKEILQIIEEIKEGKIKKSELEKIKINTKADFVFSLENSSSVASLYGSYFVRENIKPLFEHEANIEKLKIADIVEVAKKYLTKKNSTTVILKKDKE; encoded by the coding sequence ATGAGCAACAGCTTACCAAAATATTATACACAAACTCTGGAAAATGGGTTACAAATTGTTGCTATTCCAATGCAAAATGGAACCAATGTTATTACAACAGATATTTTTTATAAAGTTGGAAGTAGAAATGAAACAATGGGAAAATCAGGTATTGCACACATGCTTGAACACCTCAATTTCAAATCAACTAAAAATCTTGATGCAGGTGAATTTGATGAAATTGTAAAAGGATTTGGCGGAGTAAACAACGCCTCAACATCATTTGATTATACGCACTATTACATCAAATCAAGTACTCAAAACATCTCTAAATCTTTAGAACTGTTTGCAGAATTGATGGAAAACTTAACACTTAAAGATGAAGAGTTTCAGCCAGAACGTGATGTTGTTGCAGAAGAGAGACGTTGGAGAACAGACAATAACCCAATGGGATATTTACAGTTTCGACTCTTTAACAATACCTATTTATATCACCCATACCACTGGACACCAATTGGGTTTACCCATGATATTAAAAACTGGACGATTGAAGACATTAAAGAGTTTCATGCAACCTATTATCAACCAAAAAATGCCATTGTAATTGTCGCAGGAGACATAGATAAAGACAAAGTATTTGAAGAGACTAAAGAGTACTTCAAAAGCATTAAGAACACCAAAGAGATTCCTGAAAGTATACATACAGTAGAACCCGTACAAGATGGTGAAAAGAGAGTTACAATCTATAAAGACTCTCAAGTTCAAATGTTGGCCATGGCGTATCATGTACCCAACTTTGAACATAAAGATCAAGTTGCACTTTCAGCATTAAGTGAGCTGTTAAGTTCAGGGAAGAGCTCCATTTTACATAAAAAACTGGTCGATGAAAAACGACTGGTCAATGGAATTTATGCATACAATATGGAACTTAAAGACCCAGGCGTGTTTATGTTTATTGCGGTATGCAACCCAAATGTAAAAGCCAAAGAGGTTGAAAAAGAGATTCTTCAAATCATTGAAGAGATTAAAGAAGGCAAGATTAAGAAGTCTGAGTTGGAGAAGATTAAAATCAATACCAAAGCAGACTTCGTATTTTCATTGGAAAACTCTAGCAGTGTGGCCTCTTTATATGGTAGCTACTTTGTAAGAGAGAATATTAAACCTTTATTTGAACATGAGGCGAATATTGAAAAACTTAAAATTGCAGATATTGTGGAAGTTGCAAAAAAATATTTAACCAAGAAAAACTCTACAACTGTGATTTTGAAAAAAGATAAAGAGTAA
- a CDS encoding enoyl-ACP reductase has protein sequence MQGKTLVISGATKGIGRATAYRFAKEGVNVAFTYNSNEEVAKEMVKDLESTYGIKARCYAFNILEPENYKELFAKIDEDFDRVDYFISNAMIYGRAVVGGYGRFMKLKPKGLNNIYTATVNAFVCGAQQAAKRMEKIGGGAIVSLSSTGNLVYIENYAGHGTNKAAVEAMVRYAATELGEIGIRVNAVSGGPIETDALRAFTNYEEVKQKTAELSALNRMGQPEDLANACYWLCTNEASWVTGHTLIVDGGTTFR, from the coding sequence ATGCAAGGTAAAACATTAGTTATTTCAGGTGCTACAAAAGGAATTGGTCGAGCGACAGCGTATCGTTTCGCTAAAGAGGGAGTCAATGTAGCGTTTACGTATAACTCAAATGAAGAGGTGGCCAAAGAGATGGTCAAAGACTTAGAGTCAACATACGGAATTAAAGCACGATGTTATGCTTTTAATATTTTAGAACCAGAGAACTATAAAGAGCTCTTTGCAAAAATCGATGAAGATTTCGACCGAGTTGATTACTTTATCTCAAATGCAATGATTTATGGACGAGCTGTTGTAGGTGGATATGGGCGATTTATGAAACTCAAACCAAAAGGTTTGAACAACATCTACACAGCCACTGTCAACGCCTTTGTTTGTGGTGCACAACAAGCCGCTAAACGAATGGAAAAAATAGGTGGTGGTGCCATTGTTTCATTAAGTTCAACAGGAAATTTAGTCTACATCGAAAACTATGCAGGTCATGGTACCAATAAAGCTGCCGTTGAAGCAATGGTACGATATGCTGCAACTGAACTTGGAGAGATAGGTATTCGAGTCAATGCCGTTTCAGGTGGTCCAATTGAAACCGATGCATTACGAGCATTCACAAATTATGAAGAAGTGAAACAAAAAACTGCTGAGCTTTCTGCACTTAATAGAATGGGTCAACCAGAAGATTTAGCCAATGCGTGTTACTGGTTATGCACCAATGAAGCTTCATGGGTTACAGGTCATACGCTTATTGTTGATGGTGGAACAACGTTCAGATAA
- the dapA gene encoding 4-hydroxy-tetrahydrodipicolinate synthase, which translates to MDNIIGAMTALITPFKDGKLDTASYERLIQRQIEQGMDAVVPVGTTGESATLSHAEHKECIEIAVATCKNTHVKVIAGAGSNATHEACDIAKHAQAVGADGLLSVAPYYNKPTQEGLYQHYKAIATSVEIPFMLYNVPGRTGVDIEASTAIRLYDDVKNIYAIKEATGSLERATQLISERPDFCVISGDDAIDFPMLANGGKGIISVTANLLPNLKSKLVHATLEGDFETARKIHNELYAINTALFVESNPIPIKAAMYIAGLLDTLEYRLPLTMPSADTMKKLEDVIQQYEVKK; encoded by the coding sequence ATGGATAATATTATTGGTGCAATGACCGCATTGATTACGCCATTTAAAGATGGGAAACTGGATACTGCGAGTTATGAAAGACTGATACAAAGACAAATTGAACAAGGTATGGATGCTGTTGTTCCTGTGGGGACAACAGGAGAGAGTGCCACTTTAAGCCATGCAGAGCATAAAGAGTGTATTGAAATTGCGGTTGCTACATGTAAAAATACACATGTTAAAGTTATTGCCGGTGCTGGGTCAAATGCAACCCATGAAGCGTGTGATATTGCAAAACATGCACAAGCCGTGGGAGCAGATGGACTTTTATCTGTGGCTCCATATTATAACAAACCAACTCAAGAGGGGTTATATCAACACTATAAAGCCATTGCAACTTCCGTTGAGATTCCTTTTATGCTATATAACGTACCAGGAAGAACCGGGGTTGATATTGAAGCCTCTACTGCCATTCGATTGTATGATGATGTAAAAAACATCTACGCCATTAAAGAGGCAACGGGTTCACTGGAGCGAGCCACACAACTTATTTCCGAACGACCGGACTTTTGTGTGATTTCAGGAGATGATGCCATTGATTTTCCTATGCTTGCAAATGGTGGGAAAGGGATTATCTCTGTTACAGCCAACTTACTTCCAAACTTAAAAAGTAAATTGGTACATGCAACATTAGAGGGTGACTTTGAAACAGCACGTAAAATTCACAACGAACTCTATGCGATTAACACGGCACTGTTTGTAGAGAGCAACCCCATCCCAATTAAGGCCGCCATGTACATTGCGGGTCTTTTAGATACTTTAGAGTATCGTCTGCCACTTACCATGCCAAGTGCAGATACAATGAAAAAATTAGAAGATGTAATTCAACAATATGAGGTAAAAAAATAA
- a CDS encoding quinone-dependent dihydroorotate dehydrogenase yields MFKYEGLKKILFMFNPETAHAIAECGLRTLPYLKSIDNYMVKRNFIISDDLQQEILGMTFQNPVGLGAGFDKNATMIRGMKALGFGFTEIGTMTPRPQEGNPKPRLFRHPNQKSLQNAMGFNNEGSFVVAKNLAKVYPYSIPIGANIGKNKTTPQEHALEDYKILINRFKDISDYLVINISSPNTPNLRDLQNEAFITELFTMAKSLTQKPIFLKIAPDMEADVAIELCNTAVKSGADGIIATNTTIDYSLVPNPKDIGGLSGAVLREKSYELFKAIAKELYGKTVLISVGGISDAQEAYRRLKAGASLVQCYTGLIFEGPGMVRNINLGLLQLMHKDGFKNIQEVIGSDLK; encoded by the coding sequence TTGTTTAAATACGAAGGATTAAAGAAAATACTGTTTATGTTTAACCCTGAAACGGCGCATGCCATTGCAGAGTGTGGATTAAGAACCTTGCCTTATTTAAAGAGCATTGACAACTACATGGTCAAAAGAAATTTTATTATCAGTGATGATTTACAACAAGAAATTTTAGGCATGACGTTTCAAAATCCTGTTGGTTTAGGGGCAGGTTTTGACAAAAATGCAACCATGATAAGAGGTATGAAAGCACTGGGGTTTGGTTTTACTGAAATTGGTACCATGACACCTCGTCCGCAAGAGGGAAACCCAAAACCAAGACTGTTTCGACATCCAAACCAAAAGAGTCTTCAAAATGCAATGGGATTCAACAATGAAGGTTCATTTGTTGTTGCTAAAAATTTAGCAAAGGTGTATCCGTACTCTATTCCTATTGGTGCTAATATTGGTAAAAACAAAACAACACCCCAAGAACATGCACTGGAAGATTATAAAATCTTAATCAATCGATTTAAAGATATCAGTGATTATTTGGTGATTAATATTTCAAGTCCAAACACACCAAACCTTCGTGATTTACAAAATGAAGCTTTTATTACTGAGCTTTTTACCATGGCAAAAAGTTTAACGCAAAAGCCTATTTTTCTTAAAATTGCTCCCGATATGGAAGCCGATGTAGCCATTGAGTTATGTAACACAGCTGTTAAAAGTGGTGCAGATGGTATTATTGCAACCAATACCACCATTGACTACTCGCTTGTTCCAAACCCAAAAGATATTGGTGGACTTTCAGGTGCAGTATTAAGAGAGAAATCGTATGAACTTTTTAAAGCCATTGCCAAAGAGTTGTACGGTAAAACGGTTTTAATCAGCGTGGGTGGAATCAGCGATGCGCAAGAAGCATACCGACGTTTAAAGGCAGGTGCTTCTTTAGTACAATGCTATACTGGTCTTATTTTTGAAGGGCCAGGAATGGTTCGAAACATCAATCTTGGATTGCTTCAATTGATGCACAAAGATGGCTTTAAAAACATTCAAGAAGTGATCGGTTCAGATTTAAAATAA
- a CDS encoding YggS family pyridoxal phosphate-dependent enzyme — protein MDTKTAIENLDRVIAEVETARLSVSHHHIVKIIGISKYSTAQDIEKLYEAGQRAFGENKVQDLKQKSETLEEFPLEWHFVGRLQKNKINNLIDLNPTLMQSLDSLELAQELQKKLESKSKNMSCLLQINSAYEESKTGILPEDAISTYKTILDTCPNIKLKGVMSIGAHVEDEEAIIKSFKTTHAIFKELEPLGAIYCSMGMSNDYELAIKCGSNMIRVGSALFK, from the coding sequence ATGGATACTAAAACAGCCATTGAGAATTTAGATAGAGTCATTGCTGAAGTTGAAACTGCTCGTTTGAGTGTGAGTCATCACCATATTGTAAAAATCATCGGCATCAGTAAATACTCAACGGCCCAAGATATAGAAAAACTTTATGAAGCAGGACAACGAGCCTTTGGAGAAAACAAAGTACAAGATCTGAAACAAAAGAGTGAAACACTTGAAGAGTTTCCTTTAGAGTGGCACTTTGTGGGGCGTCTTCAAAAAAACAAAATCAATAACCTCATTGATTTAAACCCTACCTTGATGCAAAGCTTAGACTCTTTAGAGTTAGCCCAAGAACTGCAAAAAAAGCTTGAATCAAAAAGTAAAAACATGTCATGTCTGCTTCAAATCAATTCAGCGTATGAAGAGAGTAAAACAGGTATTTTACCTGAAGATGCTATCTCTACATATAAGACTATTTTAGATACCTGTCCAAATATCAAACTCAAAGGAGTTATGAGTATTGGTGCGCATGTTGAAGATGAAGAAGCCATCATAAAAAGCTTCAAAACAACACATGCTATCTTTAAGGAATTAGAACCATTAGGGGCAATTTACTGCTCTATGGGAATGAGTAACGACTATGAGTTGGCCATTAAATGCGGTTCAAATATGATACGTGTGGGTTCTGCACTTTTTAAATAA
- a CDS encoding ABC transporter ATP-binding protein has product MLDFFKQYIPYYANYKLKFFYAFIGMLMVAGGSSGSAYVIKPLLDEIFIAKDQQMLQILPFFVIVLYFAKGFGGYIQAYYISYVGQDIIRQVRDKLLSHILTLDIDFFQKRHGGELISRITNDINKIQNTVSSHIAEFLREVLTIIALVGVVIYQSPELAFYGLVVMPIAIYPLSRLAKKMKKLSFKSQESISDITSHLSETFNNIEIIKANSTEELESTKFGQYNQKFFNVSIKSVKTNELVSPLMETLGAVAVAAVIIIGGHQVIDGTLTVGAFFSFMAALFMLYTPIKRLSSLYNKMQSALAANERINQILALESEIPSGSEAFPEKLEKIEFKNVQLKYDEKVALESISLEANLGETIALVGDSGGGKSSLVNLIPRFYEANEGEILFNGVNIKELNSVALRDNISIVTQRVYIFNDTVAANIAYGQEIDEQRVIEVLKQAHAYEFVQGLSQGIHTILDEFGVNLSGGQRQRIAIARALYKNPKILILDEATSALDNESESIISEVIGEISKDKITFIIAHRLSTIKHANNIAVFKQGKIVCMGSEAELKTSCKEYQRLHNLANI; this is encoded by the coding sequence ATGTTAGATTTTTTTAAACAGTATATCCCCTACTACGCCAACTATAAACTCAAATTTTTTTATGCCTTTATTGGTATGTTAATGGTAGCAGGTGGTTCAAGTGGAAGTGCGTATGTTATTAAACCACTCTTAGATGAAATTTTTATTGCCAAAGATCAGCAAATGCTTCAAATTTTGCCTTTTTTTGTGATTGTTTTGTATTTTGCTAAAGGGTTTGGTGGTTATATACAAGCGTATTATATCTCTTATGTGGGACAAGATATTATTCGTCAAGTAAGAGACAAACTTTTAAGCCATATTCTCACTTTGGATATTGATTTTTTCCAAAAAAGACATGGTGGAGAGCTGATTTCTCGTATTACCAATGATATTAATAAAATTCAAAATACCGTATCCAGTCACATTGCAGAGTTTTTACGAGAAGTTTTAACCATCATTGCTTTAGTGGGTGTCGTTATTTACCAAAGTCCAGAACTTGCATTTTATGGTTTGGTAGTCATGCCCATTGCTATTTATCCCCTTTCACGACTTGCTAAAAAAATGAAGAAACTCTCATTTAAATCACAAGAGTCTATTTCAGACATCACATCGCATTTAAGTGAAACGTTTAACAACATTGAAATCATCAAAGCCAACTCTACTGAAGAGTTAGAGAGCACGAAATTTGGTCAATACAACCAAAAGTTTTTTAACGTCAGTATCAAAAGTGTTAAGACCAATGAATTGGTTTCACCGCTTATGGAGACTCTGGGTGCAGTAGCAGTGGCAGCTGTTATTATCATTGGAGGGCACCAAGTCATTGATGGCACTCTTACTGTAGGTGCATTTTTCTCATTTATGGCAGCACTTTTTATGCTTTACACGCCTATTAAACGGCTTTCATCTTTATACAACAAAATGCAAAGTGCACTTGCAGCCAATGAACGTATCAATCAAATTTTAGCTTTAGAGTCAGAGATTCCATCAGGAAGTGAAGCTTTTCCTGAGAAGTTAGAGAAAATAGAGTTTAAAAATGTGCAACTTAAATATGATGAAAAAGTAGCCTTAGAGAGTATCTCCTTAGAAGCTAACTTGGGAGAGACCATTGCACTTGTAGGAGACAGTGGTGGAGGAAAAAGTTCATTAGTCAACCTTATTCCAAGATTCTATGAAGCCAATGAGGGAGAGATTCTCTTTAATGGGGTGAACATTAAAGAGCTTAATTCTGTTGCTTTAAGAGACAATATCTCTATTGTAACGCAACGAGTTTATATCTTTAATGACACCGTTGCAGCCAATATTGCCTATGGTCAAGAAATTGATGAACAAAGAGTCATCGAAGTGCTTAAACAAGCCCATGCGTATGAGTTTGTACAAGGTCTTTCACAAGGTATTCATACCATACTCGATGAGTTTGGAGTGAACTTAAGTGGAGGGCAAAGACAACGTATTGCCATTGCCAGAGCTTTATATAAAAACCCTAAAATTCTTATTTTAGATGAAGCAACATCGGCATTGGATAATGAGAGTGAATCCATTATCTCAGAAGTGATTGGAGAAATCAGCAAAGATAAAATCACGTTTATCATTGCACACCGTTTAAGTACAATTAAACATGCCAATAATATTGCCGTGTTTAAGCAAGGGAAAATTGTATGTATGGGAAGTGAAGCAGAATTGAAAACATCATGCAAAGAGTATCAACGTCTTCACAACCTTGCAAATATCTAG
- the trpC gene encoding indole-3-glycerol phosphate synthase TrpC — protein MILDEIIERTKKDLEKRKKDISLDLLGRSLASNPFPPRDVKPYLTSSKEEPVRIIAEVKKASPSKGIIKEDFDPLLIAQSYSNSGANAISVLTEPHYFKGDLEYLTQIRRYVPTPLLRKDFIVDKYQIVEALVYGADFILLIAKALSTKELKELYEYALHLGLEVLVEIHDKEDLTKAMKCGANIIGINHRNLDTFEMDMKLCDELIPMIPNGKIIVAESGVSDVDTIKRLNSIGADAFLIGEHFMRVPSIEEELTKFKNAVNA, from the coding sequence ATGATTTTAGATGAAATTATTGAAAGAACAAAAAAAGATTTAGAGAAAAGAAAAAAAGATATCAGTTTAGATTTATTGGGACGAAGTTTGGCTTCAAACCCTTTCCCTCCAAGAGATGTAAAACCTTATTTAACATCAAGCAAAGAGGAACCTGTACGAATCATTGCTGAGGTGAAAAAAGCAAGTCCAAGTAAAGGCATCATTAAAGAGGATTTTGACCCACTATTAATTGCTCAAAGCTACAGCAACAGTGGTGCCAATGCGATTTCAGTTTTGACAGAACCTCACTACTTTAAAGGAGACTTGGAGTACTTAACTCAAATCAGACGTTATGTACCAACGCCACTATTAAGAAAAGATTTTATTGTGGATAAATATCAAATTGTTGAAGCGTTGGTCTATGGAGCTGATTTTATTTTACTCATTGCTAAAGCCTTAAGCACTAAAGAGCTCAAAGAGTTGTATGAGTATGCACTGCACTTAGGATTAGAAGTATTGGTTGAAATTCATGATAAAGAGGATTTAACTAAAGCGATGAAATGTGGAGCCAATATTATTGGTATTAACCATCGAAACCTTGATACCTTTGAAATGGATATGAAACTGTGTGATGAACTCATACCTATGATTCCCAATGGCAAAATCATTGTTGCAGAAAGTGGAGTAAGTGATGTGGATACGATTAAACGTCTCAATTCTATAGGTGCTGATGCCTTTTTAATTGGGGAGCACTTTATGAGAGTGCCGTCAATTGAAGAGGAATTAACAAAATTCAAAAACGCCGTTAACGCATAA
- the rseP gene encoding RIP metalloprotease RseP has translation MGLINFLIVLSILVFIHELGHFLAARFFGVTVHTFSIGFGKRLISKEFKGTTWQFSLIPLGGYVRMKGQDDSKPNLNEAGDDSYNNKKPWQRIVILFAGPFANFALAAVLYFAIALMGSNALAPTIGKVLENSPASKAGIQINDEILRINGKEVKTWDDIGNFIKNSQGMIQLHIKRENTMRVININPHISDAQNIFGEEIKKRMIGISPAPKVVTIHHNPIEALVFAYDKTIESSKMIFLGVQKLIQGIIPSSEVGGVITIGKVISDASQSGIIALFSIMALISVNLGVLNLLPIPALDGGHIMFNLYEMITRRKPSDRVFMILTITGWVILAGLMLLGIFNDINRLMQG, from the coding sequence ATGGGTTTAATTAATTTTCTTATTGTTCTATCCATACTTGTATTTATCCATGAATTAGGACATTTTTTAGCCGCACGTTTTTTTGGTGTTACCGTGCACACATTCTCAATTGGATTTGGAAAACGTCTCATTTCAAAAGAGTTTAAAGGTACAACGTGGCAATTCTCACTTATCCCTTTGGGTGGATATGTGCGAATGAAAGGGCAAGATGACTCGAAACCCAACCTCAATGAAGCGGGAGATGATTCTTACAACAACAAAAAGCCTTGGCAACGTATTGTCATACTTTTTGCTGGCCCTTTTGCCAACTTTGCATTGGCTGCTGTATTATACTTTGCCATTGCACTCATGGGAAGTAATGCACTTGCTCCTACTATTGGAAAAGTCTTAGAAAACTCTCCTGCATCAAAAGCAGGGATTCAAATAAATGATGAAATTCTAAGAATCAATGGCAAAGAGGTAAAAACGTGGGATGATATTGGTAATTTTATTAAAAACTCACAAGGTATGATTCAACTTCATATCAAACGAGAGAACACCATGCGTGTGATTAATATTAATCCTCATATCTCAGATGCACAAAACATCTTTGGCGAAGAGATTAAAAAAAGAATGATCGGGATTTCTCCTGCACCTAAGGTTGTCACCATTCACCATAACCCTATTGAAGCGCTTGTATTTGCTTATGATAAAACCATTGAGTCTTCAAAAATGATTTTCTTAGGTGTTCAAAAACTCATCCAAGGCATTATTCCAAGCAGTGAAGTGGGTGGTGTAATTACCATTGGAAAAGTCATTTCAGATGCTTCACAAAGTGGAATCATTGCTCTATTTTCTATTATGGCACTGATTTCAGTGAACTTAGGGGTCTTAAACTTACTGCCTATTCCAGCACTGGATGGTGGGCACATTATGTTTAATCTTTATGAAATGATCACACGACGAAAACCAAGTGACAGAGTCTTTATGATTTTAACCATTACAGGTTGGGTCATTTTAGCGGGTCTTATGTTATTGGGAATTTTTAACGATATCAATCGTTTGATGCAAGGATAG
- the pgsA gene encoding CDP-diacylglycerol--glycerol-3-phosphate 3-phosphatidyltransferase: MKKALNTPNLLALFRIALAPLMLWFLVDRNNELFASWHPSWLDYFAGLIFVIASVTDFFDGFIARNWDQKTKLGAILDPLADKMLMLAGFLGLMLIDRASVWAVFLILTREFFITGLRVMAVAEGKSVAASMAGKVKTVVQMIAIGFLIMNWPYATALLWIAVALTLYSGYEYSKEYFKG; this comes from the coding sequence ATGAAGAAAGCTTTAAATACACCTAATTTACTGGCGCTTTTTAGAATTGCTTTGGCCCCTTTGATGCTGTGGTTTTTAGTTGATAGAAACAATGAACTCTTTGCTTCATGGCATCCAAGTTGGTTGGATTACTTTGCAGGTTTAATCTTTGTCATTGCTTCAGTGACAGACTTTTTTGATGGTTTTATTGCACGAAACTGGGATCAAAAAACAAAGCTGGGAGCTATTTTAGATCCACTGGCAGATAAGATGCTCATGCTTGCAGGTTTTTTAGGTCTTATGTTGATTGACCGTGCAAGTGTGTGGGCTGTCTTTTTAATTCTTACACGAGAGTTTTTCATCACAGGACTTCGGGTCATGGCAGTTGCCGAAGGTAAAAGTGTGGCTGCATCTATGGCAGGCAAAGTAAAAACCGTGGTGCAAATGATTGCCATTGGATTTTTAATCATGAATTGGCCTTATGCCACTGCTCTACTTTGGATTGCAGTTGCATTAACACTGTACTCTGGATATGAGTACAGTAAAGAATATTTTAAAGGATAA
- a CDS encoding tetratricopeptide repeat protein, translating into MKKSLLFLSFLLFFTGCAPKVTISSLQSSKVNNPSSRQLSVLEFKQDKIGQRASIIAELSKLKIENKPYFTLVEREHLEEILKEKRLNDSALVDIKDFSSIKGLTQVKAFLTGEVIHSRMQRRHYNKIVNNYNRCAQYNKDKECIRYSKIFMHCQTNTYSVLTQIKLTEVESAHVIFSERYLEEDTQSACGSERTLLDSKSTRNAVLAQRIAKKVLKDIAPSYRTFSVILLEEMDQEMTTSQENRFENALKMLQNNHYSEAQELLMQLHREIPNSYVVLYNLALSYEALNNLDEALKFYVQAEKLAIEKELPEEISEAILRIKHNQNERNKVKNLIK; encoded by the coding sequence GTGAAAAAGAGTCTTCTGTTCCTTTCTTTTCTACTCTTTTTCACAGGGTGTGCTCCAAAAGTCACCATTAGTTCACTTCAATCTTCTAAAGTCAACAACCCAAGCAGTCGTCAACTCTCTGTTTTAGAGTTTAAACAAGACAAGATTGGACAACGAGCCAGTATTATTGCTGAATTATCCAAATTAAAAATTGAAAACAAACCCTATTTCACCTTAGTTGAGCGTGAGCATTTAGAAGAAATTTTAAAAGAAAAACGACTCAACGACTCTGCATTGGTTGATATTAAAGATTTTAGTTCGATTAAAGGCCTGACACAAGTCAAAGCTTTTTTAACGGGAGAAGTGATTCATTCACGTATGCAAAGACGGCACTATAATAAAATTGTCAATAACTACAATCGATGTGCTCAATATAATAAAGACAAAGAGTGTATCCGTTATTCAAAAATTTTTATGCATTGTCAAACCAACACATACAGTGTCTTAACGCAAATCAAACTCACTGAAGTTGAGAGTGCTCACGTCATATTTTCTGAGCGTTATTTAGAAGAGGATACACAAAGTGCATGTGGCAGTGAACGAACTTTATTGGACAGCAAAAGTACAAGAAATGCTGTATTGGCACAACGAATTGCTAAAAAAGTACTTAAAGATATTGCGCCATCTTATCGAACATTCAGTGTTATTTTACTTGAAGAGATGGATCAAGAGATGACAACATCTCAAGAGAATCGATTTGAAAATGCTCTCAAAATGCTTCAAAACAACCATTACAGCGAAGCACAAGAACTTCTTATGCAACTTCATCGTGAAATTCCTAACAGCTATGTTGTACTCTATAATTTAGCGTTGAGTTATGAAGCACTGAATAACTTAGATGAGGCACTTAAATTTTATGTTCAAGCTGAAAAACTTGCCATAGAAAAAGAGCTACCTGAAGAGATTTCCGAAGCCATATTAAGAATAAAACATAATCAAAATGAAAGAAATAAAGTTAAAAACCTCATAAAATAA